Within Mercenaria mercenaria strain notata chromosome 15, MADL_Memer_1, whole genome shotgun sequence, the genomic segment TTTCAGTCTTCCAGATGAAACATCCGAATCCGAGCCTTCGTTGAGCAAGGCTAATGCCTCATTGGACCGGGTGTTGTCGGAGCAGATACCAAACCGAGATGCTAGTATTGATCCATAAAATGAGGAGACGAAAGGTGCAAAAATATTGTGTACTTCTTGCTGAAATTCATCACCACGGCTTGTTTGATGGTCAAGATTTTGTAGAGACGTTTGTAGGAAATTCTCTTTGTCCTTATAACTTTTGTGATGCATGCACATATGTTTGAGGTATGTTAGTTGATGGGATCTGATAGTCACAGCAGTATCGATGAGGAATTGTGCTTTGATGTGGCAGCATATTTCAAGTGGGGTGTCATCTACTTCTCCTTTGATTGGTAGTCCAAGTTTTTTCGAGAATCTTTGACTTAAATCGTCAATCTTTATCGCCTTTGCTAATACAAGCCGGGTGTAACCAGTAATATATTGCATCATTTCAAGTAAATTCTTTTTGACTTCTGCTGAAAATTTGCCTGCCATCAGATTGTTTTTTGGTATGATAAAGTGTGGGCATCTTTCTTCCCGTATACATGCCTTTAACCTCTCCAAGCATTTTATCAGACATTGAGACAAATTGCTTTTTTGCCATTCGTCGGGAAGTGAAGACTCTATGCAGTACAGCAGGACACTTTTGCACATAAAGctggaaattttgtttttctgtgtttCCTTCATAAAAGTTTTTATCAGCATTTTCATAAGGATGTAACACCTCAGCTGTGTGATATTCAAGCTGAACACGAGTTGTCGTTCGGCAATAGAGGTTGAAATTCTCCATTCCATTTCAATATCAGGGCTGCTGCCAGTTGGAACAACAAAACAGCCAGCATTCATacactttcttttcatttcatctgtTGGCCATCCTCCTAAACTTGACTGATTTAACCAGTCTCTGGCTTGGTATGGCCACGTTTTACAATGAAAAGCGGCCACTGTATCTTGATCGGTAAAACCAGTTTGACTAGTTCCTGCCCAGGATGGACCATGGCGTTCCCCATGTCCTGGTATAAAATCTTGCATAACTGTGTTCTTGTAGAATATTCGTCCGTCTCTAACCCTGATATAATGATCATTTTTAAGAGTTACATCTTCAGATGAATACTGCAGTTTCTCATTAAGTACTTCTAGATGGCAGTATCCAGGAGCAATGCTGTCATCTTGTACCATAAGAAGGTTCATTGTGTTAGAACTATCTTCGGGTTGGAGCTCCTTTCTATTCTGTACCACATTTATGTCTTTAACGCAGTAGAGACGATCTATATCAGACTGTAGTCCAACGGTGGTCGTACCTTCTGAACGACTGCCAAAGTGATACTCCGGCCGATCATAGCCCCTTAATTTGGTCACTATAGTCCCCAAAGTTTCAGAAAGTAGTTCGTTTCGCCTTCTTCTCTGAACCATTTCATCGTTTACTCCAATTTCGTCAAGAACCTCGCTCAGTTTGTTGTCAAAGTCAGGAATCTGACACAGCTGTGTTTGTAACACTTTATAATGCTCTGGAATTCCAGACATTCTGtaaagacaatgttattttttgttaacattttgtaGTAACTTGTTcacatttgttttgataaaaataaaatcatctttAATGGACTTAGATTTATTGGGAAGTTTATAATTATGCACAGTCTATCAGTCATTCctcttaatttttttaacatttctactCCAATATACCACAAAGAACATCCAGTATTATCGCTACTGTTGACATTGTATTAAAAGACCTCAACAGGGACTGCCAGAAAATGGTCactttggtatatttcaaaggaCAAGACTTAGATATTATATAGCAAGTGCATCAGAGTTTGGAACTGTTGAAAATATTGTACTAGAGTTGTTTTAAGATGTAGAACACTTTTTTAATAGTCACTGACTGTGACATTTATTTGTTTGCTCGACAGTTTGAAAGACCAAGtgatgaaatttcacatgaatagGTTTAACATAATTTTCAGGAATCTTTTATTTCTGGCATTcattttaaagggggacaactttttgagactACTTAAATTATCTAGTTATACAGGACAGTGCAGCAgaaaataaaatgcatgataGATTATTGGTtgatcatttataaattatttctgcaTGTATGTTTTGAAGATACAGTCCTAAAATTAATCTGtgacataaaaaaatgaaataaaacacatgGTAGCATATATTatggtactgtaaaatcatttcattttctcgGGTTTGGACAAAATCGACTTTCGTGTGGACATGAATTCATGGATAATTcaccttttaaaaataaaatgagccgcgccatgagaaaaccaacatagtgggtttgcaaccagcatgcatccagaccagcctgtgcatccgcgtagtctggtcaggatccatgcggtttgccaacggtttctctaattgcagtaggctttaaaagcaaacagcatgggtcctgaccagattgggcagatgcgcaggctggtctggatccatgctggtcgcaaacccactatgttgattttctcatggtacggctcaaatgAGTGATGATTTTACTTGTTCCTTGTGATGTTGTTTATTAACTCAACTGCCGAATGAGTCGGTTTCAAGGGAACCATTGTGTGGTCTGAGTGGTTgaggtatttgattttgaatcacttgcccctcaatgCTGCGGGTTCGGAACATTGCTTTTGATGTAGAATTTGTTATGTGTGGAGGGTCAGTGGTTAGACTACTTGTTGCCTGTTTGTGCTTGAAGTAATACACGGAGGGACAACTGGGGTCCACAGTCCACCATCCACCATCCACAATCAAAAGTTGAAAAGTCACGATTTATTATGTAGCTTTTGAGGTGACCTTGATATTAAAGGGATAACCTACAGTACAACCTCTTCAGAATTTCCCTAAGCTAAATAACTCTAtgaaatttacctctccagaacaacaacctcttcataacagtcaatatttctACCACCCAAAGGATGTTGCtgtacagaggttgcactgtactcattttagatgaaataaaattacctcagaatccataaaaagtgagtactctgaaagtgagtAGTGGT encodes:
- the LOC123557324 gene encoding uncharacterized protein LOC123557324; amino-acid sequence: MSGIPEHYKVLQTQLCQIPDFDNKLSEVLDEIGVNDEMVQRRRRNELLSETLGTIVTKLRGYDRPEYHFGSRSEGTTTVGLQSDIDRLYCVKDINVVQNRKELQPEDSSNTMNLLMVQDDSIAPGYCHLEVLNEKLQYSSEDVTLKNDHYIRVRDGRIFYKNTVMQDFIPGHGERHGPSWAGTSQTGFTDQDTVAAFHCKTWPYQARDWLNQSSLGGWPTDEMKRKCMNAGCFVVPTGSSPDIEMEWRISTSIAERQLVFSLNITQLRCYILMKMLIKTFMKETQKNKISSFMCKSVLLYCIESSLPDEWQKSNLSQCLIKCLERLKACIREERCPHFIIPKNNLMAGKFSAEVKKNLLEMMQYITGYTRLVLAKAIKIDDLSQRFSKKLGLPIKGEVDDTPLEICCHIKAQFLIDTAVTIRSHQLTYLKHMCMHHKSYKDKENFLQTSLQNLDHQTSRGDEFQQEVHNIFAPFVSSFYGSILASRFGICSDNTRSNEALALLNEGSDSDVSSGRLKLASTFYCSGDMERTESILQITEAKYDLRTVEPICRCTHIMVRSETINMLKFQEVKNEVVKNNVAFCVVFLPCEMKCVPKELQYEMFRSTGQETAGDGEVSWMDWAVVDSLPYLYFLQYKIYKQLHRGDAQQTALLHLVNTAETTPNLGHRETALNLIGQCMEEENRPIDALQYFAKSLNLRRKNNAAKIHICRCLANIIQNNVTTTTTLYEREPAYN